In one window of Bemisia tabaci chromosome 4, PGI_BMITA_v3 DNA:
- the LOC109031180 gene encoding uncharacterized protein, translating into MSNYPREPSPMGPKPDCRSGDLVSRLLAATPPYLYNIPVGPQNFFFSEMLRGFVHARAAAPAPPPKDTTLSLGPPPPPGSRRGRKRSWKEAKAAEPLELTTKTPPPPPRVQSPPAPPNVLPPMLPMQAELPLPPRLGPDLMINPLWFPHLYPPVPPQFDPLNFLMDLRAGAAAAWPEGKAPEPKETPEEPLNLQVEDKKLEPILGFPFFKQRQSSAFRVPQPRGQPEVARASVQTKSTNYILQNLQKIYMGIKREEEERSHKKESEPEPEPETPAPETSSEETAKGDKTKDLRALIGLELVVDYVKKGEKPKGDKLEEGCSVKDEQDQDPELSDSTDETFSHHSDMSSSHSQGLVQNSGGPYLM; encoded by the exons ATGTCGAACTACCCGCGAGAGCCCTCGCCGATGGGCCCGAAGCCGGACTGCCGGAGCGGGGACCTCGTCTCGCGGCTCCTGGCCGCCACCCCGCCCTACCTCTACAACATCCCGGTCGGGCCGCAGAACTTCTTCTTCTCAGAGATGCTCCGCGGATTCGTCCACGCCCGCGCCGCCGCCCCGGCACCGCCTCCCAAGGACACCACCCTCAGCCTcggcccgccgccgccgcccggtTCCCGCAGGGGCCGGAAGCGCTCCTGGAAAGAGGCCAAGGCCGCCGAGCCCCTGGAACTCACCACGaagacgccgccgccgccgcccagGGTCCAGTCGCCGCCGGCCCCGCCTAACGTGCTCCCGCCGATGCTCCCCATGCAGGCGGAGCTCCCCCTCCCGCCGCGCCTCGGGCCGGACCTCATGATCAACCCCCTCTGGTTCCCGCACCTCTACCCGCCCGTCCCGCCGCAGTTCGACCCGCTCAACTTCCTCATGGACCTCCGCGCCGGCGCCGCCGCGGCCTGGCCCGAGGGCAAGGCGCCCGAGCCCAAGGAAACGCCCGAAGAGCCGCTCAACTTGCAG GTGGAGGACAAAAAGCTGGAGCCGATCCTGGGGTTTCCGTTCTTCAAGCAACGGCAGAGCTCGGCGTTCCGGGTGCCGCAGCCGCGGGGGCAGCCGGAGGTGGCGCGGGCGTCCGTCCAGACCAAGAGCACCAACTACATCCTCCAGAACCTGCAGAAGATCTACATGGGCATCaagagggaggaggaggagcgGAGCCACAAGAAGGAGTCCGAGCCGGAACCAGAACCCGAGACTCCGGCGCCAGAGACCTCTTCCGAGGAGACCGCCAAGGGGGACAAGACCAAGGACCTGCGGGCGCTCATCGGCCTCGAGTTGGTCGTCGACTACGTGAAGAAGGGCGAGAAGCCGAAGGGTGATAAGTTGGAGGAAGGGTGCTCCGTCAAGGACGAGCAGGACCAGGACCCGGAGCTCTCCGACTCCACGGACGAGACCTTCTCGCACCACTCGGATATGTCTTCTTCGCACTCGCAAGGACTAGTCCAGAATTCTGGCGGACCCTACTTGATGTAG